The Curtobacterium herbarum genome contains the following window.
CCCGCACCTGACGCCGGACGTCCGCGCCGTGCTCACCATCGAGGGCAGCGTCGCGTCGCGTCGTGGCGTGGGCGGCACGGCTCCGGAGCGGGTCGCCGAGCAGCTCGCCGCCGTGACGCGGTCCGTGGCCGAGATCGCCGCGGGGACGCCCTTCGCCTGATGAGCCGGACGGTGGCCGGATGAGCCAGGCGGCGGCCCGATGAGCCGGGCGGTGGCCCGATGAGCCGGGCGGTGTCCCGATGAGTCGCGCGGCGGCTGCCGCGCTGCTCGCCCTGCTGGCGGAGCCGGCCTCGGTCTCCGCGCCGGCCCTGCTCGGTGCGACGCTCACCGGCAAGGACGTCACGCTCCGCATCACCGAGGTCGAGGCCTACTCCGGATCCACCGACCCGGGATCGCACGGACACCGCGGGATGACGCCGCGGAACCGGCACCTGTTCGGCGCACCCGGCACCCTGTACGCGTACCGCTCGTACGGCATCCACACCTGCGTCAACGTCGTGAGCGGACCCGAGGGTGCCTCGTCGGGGTCCCTGCTCCGCGGGGCCGAGGTCGTCGACGGCATCGAGACGGCACGGCGACGGCGTGGTCCGTCCGTCGCCGACGTCGCCCTCGCGCGCGGACCGGGCAACCTCGGTGTCGCGCTCGGCGCGGTCCTCGGCGAGGACGACGGCTCCTCGCTCCTCGACGGTTCCGGTCCGTACCGGCTCACCCTGGCGCCCGGACTGGAGGCCCGACTCGCCTCCGCGACACCGGCTGCGGTCGTCGACGGCCTGCTGGCCGACGGCTCGATCGCGCGCGGACCCCGGACGGGAGTCGGCGGGATCGCCGGTGGCGCCTCCTTCCCGTGGCGGTTCTGGCTGCGCGGCGACCCGACCGTCTCCCCGTACCGCCGGCACAAGG
Protein-coding sequences here:
- a CDS encoding DNA-3-methyladenine glycosylase, which translates into the protein MSRAAAAALLALLAEPASVSAPALLGATLTGKDVTLRITEVEAYSGSTDPGSHGHRGMTPRNRHLFGAPGTLYAYRSYGIHTCVNVVSGPEGASSGSLLRGAEVVDGIETARRRRGPSVADVALARGPGNLGVALGAVLGEDDGSSLLDGSGPYRLTLAPGLEARLASATPAAVVDGLLADGSIARGPRTGVGGIAGGASFPWRFWLRGDPTVSPYRRHKGAVG